A region of the Bradysia coprophila strain Holo2 unplaced genomic scaffold, BU_Bcop_v1 contig_232, whole genome shotgun sequence genome:
AAGAAAGACTACTTTGAACTTGTACAATCTTAGCGTAATTAACCGTAGTGGCTTAACTTAAAGAAGGAAAACCAGGAAAACTAATGTGAAatctaatgaattttaaagtcCGTTAGAAACGAAGATCCAAGATAAAAATTAGTCGAAATTCcgagtcaaatttcatctttCTTACACGGATCCAGAATATTTTTTCACCCGGACgggtgaaatttaaaaatgttttgatccGGAtggtttttaataaattacattttaagctacgaaaacaacaaaaaattaacctTTTGACCCGCGCAGTTCTGGACTCGCTATCTTCAGGGTACATCTacatatttttcgttaaaaaaaaacttttaaaaattgatgtCATCGAGCAGAACTGCAGAACAGTGTTCGCAATTTAGATTATTTGAAAGCACCAATGTATGCACTGCACCTTGCATGCATGCATCTTTACTCATTCTATATTCACCCTGACTGTAGAGCATCTGCGTACATAAAGATGCAAAGTCCAgggtttcatttcaattaaaaaaagattaaattttgaagtgaGCGAGATTGTTAATCGATCATTATCTCTCTCTATGGCATTCGCAATTAGTGTGGTGATTCATGCAATGGGCTTGAGTGTTCAATCAATAAAACCGTATGTTGTAACATGTTAGCTTCGGATGTTAATAACATCGTATGAGAGCGAAGTCATTAGTATTCAAATACGGGCTACATTCGAACGTTAACGTTCAATTGTCAACATTTTAACAAAACCGTCACCCATTCTTACCTCAGTGAAACTGAAGAATAGTCCGATTCTACCGCACAGTTTGAATGCATAGTCAATGACATCTTCCAATTTTTGCAAACAGGGAGAACACGAACAATCCGTCGGCGAATTTGTCGGACAGCAGAGAGACTGTTTAatcataaaagtaaaaattacaaacaaaCGAATGGAACAATTTCTACGAGAAAAATCGATTCGTACTTGAACGGCATCACACGACGGATGGTCTGTCGATGTGCTGTTGAAGCCGCAAcagtaaaatgtattttgtacTTCCATTCTGACTTTATTCGAAACGCGATTCCATCCTTGTTCGGCAAACTGTTGCTGCTGCGACGAACTAACCGCCAAGCATGATGTAGCTATTGAAAATTGGATCAAGAACAGTAGGAACAGAATAATCATGTACTGAGTGTGCATAAATGGTtaaggaaaattgaaatgttggcgcaaataattgacaaagaattgaattttgtacTCGAAAAGGATACGAAGAAAAGCAAAACTTGATGATGCTTGGATGCTCCGATTAAGCCAAGAATTGATATCAAAATCAATAGAATTCCGCAAGCCAATATACCGCCGACAATTGGTAGATTAGTCACAATCGACGCTGCACGTCCGTACACTCCGACGCTAATCAATAGAAACCCTACCATCtacaaacaaataaacatCAATATGATTCATTCAATACAGCAAAGCTGTGTTATAGTTACAATGTACAGAAGATTGAGTGCAATTAAAGCGTTCTTCGAACACGAAAATCCTCCACACATTTTGATTGGTTGTTATGT
Encoded here:
- the LOC119076782 gene encoding tetraspanin-31; amino-acid sequence: MCGGFSCSKNALIALNLLYIMVGFLLISVGVYGRAASIVTNLPIVGGILACGILLILISILGLIGASKHHQVLLFFYMIILFLLFLIQFSIATSCLAVSSSQQQQFAEQGWNRVSNKVRMEVQNTFYCCGFNSTSTDHPSCDAVQSLCCPTNSPTDCSCSPCLQKLEDVIDYAFKLCGRIGLFFSFTEVLAVFLARRYRNLHAMDLLPARAIFPTNYIY